A stretch of the Engraulis encrasicolus isolate BLACKSEA-1 chromosome 19, IST_EnEncr_1.0, whole genome shotgun sequence genome encodes the following:
- the myct1b gene encoding myc target protein 1 homolog: protein MAANETETETHIILEILQSFGTESVVLAFCLSMLVGLLIGILIFIVLTWLSRHRASAVITRPSKRRPNSRAHHNRMGLYRSHGFQHLGDNSLASAHLNIRRQASVDADELLGGGPFKASTFHPPQKGGSWHHSSPPSSPCPQDVETPSPSSEGSPFPNPENKRQSFWLGGNNGLKGYLPTQTPPPAYDSVIHAFQETQT from the exons ATGGCTGCCAATGAGACCGAGACTGAGACTCACATTATTCTGGAGATCCTGCAATCTTTTGGCACCG AGAGCGTGGTCCTGGCCTTCTGCCTGTCCATGCTGGTGGGTCTCCTGATCGGCATCCTGATCTTCATCGTCCTCACTTGGCTGTCCCGCCACCGGGCCTCCGCGGTCATCACCAGGCCCTCCAAGCGGAGGCCCAACTCCCGCGCCCACCACAACCGCATGGGCCTGTACCGGAGCCACGGCTTCCAGCACCTGGGAGACAACAGCCTGGCCTCGGCCCACCTCAACATCCGCCGGCAGGCGTCCGTGGACGCGGACGAGCTGCTAGGCGGCGGGCCCTTCAAGGCCTCCACCTTCCACCCGCCGCAGAAGGGAGGCTCTTGGCACCACAGCAGCCCGCCGTCCTCTCCTTGTCCTCAGGATGTGGAGACGCCCAGCCCCTCCAGCGAAGGGAGCCCCTTTCCAAACCCGGAGAACAAGCGCCAGTCCTTCTGGCTTGGCGGCAACAACGGGTTAAAAGGATATCTACCCACCCAGACTCCTCCACCTGCATACGACAGTGTCATTCATGCCTTCCAGGAGACTCAAACTTGA